A genome region from Gemmatimonadaceae bacterium includes the following:
- the recO gene encoding DNA repair protein RecO, producing MPSVVTTAIVLHALNYSESSRILRLATRDAGVQSVMARGARSSQRRFGSAVDLFAEGEVQYETRPGRDLHTLARFDVVRSRVALGGSLERFEGASALAEVMLRVAADDDTPADAFDALRDGLDAITGGAEPAVESIRAIWRLLSAIGFTPALDACVQCDRELAPGLELSFSADAGGVLCDGCAARVPCRRLPATARATVRGWLAGEPAGPLRGPGLVADPPDGGKEPASAGAGDPTVRAHRRLLRIFVHAHLTDGRPLRAFDAWAAT from the coding sequence GTGCCTTCCGTCGTCACCACCGCCATCGTCCTGCACGCGCTGAACTACAGCGAGTCGTCGCGCATCCTGCGCCTGGCGACCCGGGACGCCGGCGTGCAGTCCGTCATGGCCAGGGGCGCGCGCTCGTCGCAGCGACGGTTCGGGTCGGCCGTCGACCTGTTCGCCGAGGGCGAGGTGCAGTACGAGACGCGCCCCGGACGCGACCTGCACACCCTCGCGCGGTTCGACGTGGTGCGCTCGCGCGTGGCACTCGGCGGGTCACTGGAGCGATTCGAGGGCGCGTCGGCGCTGGCGGAGGTGATGCTGCGCGTGGCGGCGGACGACGACACGCCGGCCGACGCCTTCGACGCGCTGCGGGATGGGCTGGACGCGATCACCGGCGGCGCCGAACCGGCGGTGGAATCGATCCGGGCGATCTGGCGGCTGCTCTCCGCCATAGGGTTCACGCCGGCGCTGGACGCCTGCGTGCAGTGCGACCGCGAACTGGCACCGGGGCTGGAGTTGTCGTTCAGCGCCGACGCCGGCGGGGTGCTCTGTGACGGCTGCGCAGCCCGGGTGCCCTGCCGGCGCCTTCCGGCGACCGCCCGCGCGACGGTACGCGGCTGGCTGGCGGGCGAGCCGGCTGGCCCGCTGCGTGGCCCCGGCCTCGTGGCCGACCCGCCCGACGGCGGAAAGGAGCCGGCATCGGCAGGGGCTGGGGACCCGACGGTCCGGGCGCACCGCCGACTCCTGCGGATCTTCGTGCACGCGCACCTCACCGATGGCCGGCCGCTGCGGGCCTTCGACGCCTGGGCGGCGACCTGA
- a CDS encoding ABC transporter ATP-binding protein, whose product MTAATPLRFDGVTLAYAPTATPVVKAVSFLAAPGSITAVVGPNGSGKSSLVRGVLGLMPQRSGRIMVGDTDLLHASPREVSRLVAVMPQRESLAFPMLVRDYVALGRSPFLGVWDAPAARDDAIVQAAMERANVVAFASRRTDELSGGEWQRVRLARTMAQDTPVLLLDEPTTFLDVAHEMATFETLSREARAGRTVVLVSHTLTLVARFADVLILMHDGRVAAAGTPRDVMQASVLEAVYGWPLVVSHDPAVGAPTLVPLRRPG is encoded by the coding sequence GTGACCGCCGCCACTCCACTCCGTTTCGATGGCGTCACGCTCGCGTACGCCCCGACCGCGACGCCGGTGGTGAAGGCTGTGTCGTTCCTCGCCGCGCCCGGCAGCATCACGGCAGTCGTCGGGCCGAACGGCAGCGGCAAGAGCTCGCTGGTGCGTGGCGTGCTCGGGCTGATGCCGCAGCGGTCGGGGCGCATCATGGTTGGCGACACCGACCTCCTCCACGCCTCCCCGCGCGAGGTGAGCCGCCTGGTGGCGGTGATGCCCCAGCGCGAGTCGCTGGCGTTCCCGATGCTGGTACGGGACTACGTGGCGCTCGGACGGTCACCGTTCCTTGGCGTGTGGGATGCCCCCGCGGCGCGGGACGATGCCATCGTGCAGGCGGCCATGGAACGCGCCAACGTCGTCGCGTTCGCGTCGCGGCGGACGGATGAACTGTCCGGCGGTGAGTGGCAGCGCGTGCGGCTGGCGCGCACCATGGCACAAGACACTCCGGTCCTGCTGCTCGACGAACCGACGACCTTCCTCGACGTCGCGCACGAGATGGCCACGTTCGAGACGCTCTCGCGGGAGGCCCGCGCGGGGCGGACGGTCGTGCTGGTGAGCCACACGCTCACGCTGGTCGCACGCTTCGCCGACGTGCTGATCCTGATGCACGACGGACGGGTGGCGGCGGCGGGCACACCGCGCGACGTGATGCAGGCGTCGGTGCTGGAGGCGGTGTACGGCTGGCCGCTCGTGGTGTCGCACGATCCCGCCGTCGGCGCTCCCACGCTGGTCCCGCTGCGACGCCCCGGGTGA
- a CDS encoding iron ABC transporter permease, whose product MAAPHRRPAVLWAGTVIALVLLVIASLAIGAVPLDPGAALHALAGQGDALAVTIVRELRLPRVALAILVGCALGSSGSALQGTLRNPLAEPYLLGVSGGAALGGVVAMILGVVDGALLPLAAFAGAIAAVLVVLGLARAAGGARDSRTLLMAGVVIGAFANAAILVLLADQPPDKVRGALFWMAGSLGDASWTRVAWLAAYVLVGVGLLVARARVLDVLSLGEESAAALGADVGAATRQVFLLSALLAAASVSAAGLIGFVGLVVPNVVRAFGVVRHRPLIVSSALAGAALVLLSDLLARTLRAPIELPIGAITALVGVPVFLSRLRRVR is encoded by the coding sequence ATGGCGGCACCGCACCGCCGGCCGGCGGTGCTCTGGGCCGGAACCGTGATCGCACTCGTCCTGCTGGTGATCGCGAGCCTGGCGATCGGCGCGGTGCCGCTGGACCCCGGCGCGGCGCTGCATGCACTGGCGGGGCAGGGCGATGCACTCGCCGTGACCATCGTGCGCGAGCTGCGGCTGCCACGCGTTGCCCTCGCCATCCTCGTCGGCTGCGCGCTGGGCAGCAGTGGCTCGGCGTTGCAGGGCACGCTCCGCAATCCGCTCGCCGAGCCGTACCTGCTGGGTGTGTCCGGAGGCGCGGCACTGGGCGGCGTGGTCGCGATGATCCTTGGCGTGGTTGACGGGGCACTGCTGCCGCTGGCGGCCTTCGCCGGCGCCATCGCGGCGGTGCTGGTGGTGCTCGGGCTGGCCCGCGCGGCGGGAGGCGCGCGCGACTCCCGCACGCTGCTGATGGCGGGCGTGGTGATCGGCGCCTTCGCGAACGCCGCGATCCTCGTCCTGCTCGCGGACCAGCCGCCGGACAAGGTGCGGGGCGCCCTGTTCTGGATGGCCGGCAGCCTGGGCGATGCCTCGTGGACGCGCGTGGCCTGGCTCGCGGCCTATGTCCTCGTCGGCGTCGGTCTGCTCGTCGCACGCGCACGGGTGCTGGATGTCCTGTCCCTCGGCGAGGAATCCGCTGCGGCACTCGGTGCCGACGTCGGCGCGGCCACGCGGCAGGTCTTCCTCCTGAGCGCGCTCCTTGCCGCTGCCAGCGTGTCTGCAGCCGGGTTGATCGGGTTCGTGGGGCTCGTGGTGCCGAATGTCGTGCGCGCCTTCGGCGTCGTGCGCCACCGCCCGCTCATCGTGTCGTCCGCGCTCGCCGGCGCGGCCCTCGTGCTGTTGTCGGACCTGCTGGCACGCACGCTGCGGGCGCCGATCGAGCTGCCGATCGGCGCGATCACGGCGCTGGTGGGCGTGCCGGTGTTCCTCTCGCGGTTGCGGAGGGTGCGGTGA
- a CDS encoding bifunctional nuclease family protein: MIEMRVARLGVDSVASTYVLVLRELHGTRVLPIWIGQPEAEAIVMELQSVTRDRPLTHDLIKQVILGLGATVRRVVISRVEHGTYFAELQLQHGESIISIDARPSDSVAIALRTGAAIFAADDLLIVHDGDEQSIVPPPIPGGDRSTGMDMSPDELKAYLQRLRPEDLGKFMP, translated from the coding sequence ATGATCGAGATGCGGGTCGCGCGACTGGGTGTGGACAGCGTCGCCAGCACGTACGTGCTGGTGCTGCGCGAGCTGCACGGCACCCGCGTGCTGCCGATCTGGATCGGGCAGCCCGAGGCGGAAGCCATCGTCATGGAACTGCAGTCGGTGACCCGCGACCGGCCGCTCACCCACGACCTCATCAAGCAGGTCATCCTCGGCCTCGGCGCCACCGTGCGGCGCGTCGTCATCAGCCGCGTGGAGCACGGGACGTACTTCGCGGAGCTCCAGCTCCAGCATGGTGAGTCGATCATCTCGATCGATGCCCGGCCGAGCGACTCGGTCGCCATTGCCTTGCGCACCGGTGCCGCCATCTTTGCCGCAGACGACCTGCTCATCGTGCACGACGGCGACGAGCAGTCCATCGTACCGCCGCCGATCCCCGGTGGGGATCGATCCACCGGCATGGACATGAGCCCGGATGAACTCAAGGCATACCTTCAGCGACTGCGACCGGAAGATCTTGGCAAGTTCATGCCCTGA
- a CDS encoding methionine adenosyltransferase, whose protein sequence is MAERNLFTSESVTEGHPDKVADAISDAVLDAILAKDEKARVACETLVTTGLAVVAGEITTSAWVDIPSLVRRTINAIGYDDPEFGIDGRTCAVMSTIDKQSPDISQGVDTGGAGDQGMMFGYATDETDELMPMPITLAHRITARLAELRKSKAIKWLRPDAKSQVTVAYDDKGRPIAVDTVVVSTQHAPDVSQRTIRDTVIEQVIMPCLPAELAQKKITFHINPTGNFVIGGPQGDCGLTGRKIIVDTYGGMGRHGGGAFSGKDPSKVDRSACYAARWVAKNIVKAGLARRCEVQVAYAIGVVEPVSIRVETFGTGVVPDAEITRAVREVFDLTPKGIITSLDLRKPIYSATTAYGHFGRTPSQVRHVDVTTGKPSRLYNTFTWERTNRARDLKAAI, encoded by the coding sequence GTGGCTGAACGCAATCTTTTCACTTCCGAGTCGGTTACCGAGGGGCATCCCGACAAGGTGGCCGACGCCATCTCCGATGCCGTGCTCGACGCCATCCTGGCCAAGGATGAGAAGGCGCGCGTCGCCTGCGAGACGCTGGTGACCACTGGCCTGGCGGTCGTCGCCGGCGAGATCACCACGTCGGCGTGGGTCGACATCCCGTCGCTCGTGCGTCGCACCATCAACGCCATCGGCTACGACGATCCGGAGTTCGGCATCGACGGCCGCACCTGCGCCGTGATGAGCACGATCGACAAGCAGTCGCCCGACATCTCGCAGGGCGTCGACACCGGCGGTGCCGGCGACCAGGGCATGATGTTCGGCTACGCCACGGACGAGACCGACGAGCTGATGCCGATGCCGATCACGCTCGCGCACCGCATCACCGCCCGCCTGGCCGAGCTCCGCAAGTCGAAGGCGATCAAGTGGCTGCGCCCCGACGCGAAGAGTCAGGTCACCGTCGCCTACGACGACAAGGGCCGCCCGATCGCCGTCGACACGGTCGTCGTCTCCACGCAGCATGCCCCGGATGTGTCGCAGCGCACGATCCGCGACACGGTCATCGAGCAGGTCATCATGCCCTGCCTGCCCGCCGAGCTGGCGCAGAAGAAGATCACGTTCCACATCAACCCGACCGGCAACTTCGTGATCGGCGGCCCGCAGGGTGACTGCGGCCTCACCGGCCGCAAGATCATCGTCGACACCTACGGCGGCATGGGCCGTCACGGTGGCGGCGCCTTCAGCGGCAAGGATCCGTCGAAGGTCGATCGCAGCGCCTGCTACGCCGCGCGCTGGGTGGCGAAGAACATCGTCAAGGCTGGCCTCGCCCGCCGCTGCGAAGTTCAGGTGGCATACGCCATCGGTGTCGTCGAGCCGGTGTCGATCCGCGTCGAGACCTTCGGCACGGGTGTCGTGCCGGATGCCGAGATCACGCGCGCCGTCCGCGAGGTCTTCGACCTCACGCCGAAGGGCATCATCACGTCGCTCGACCTGCGCAAGCCGATCTATTCGGCCACCACCGCGTACGGCCACTTCGGCCGCACGCCGTCGCAGGTGCGCCACGTGGACGTGACGACCGGCAAGCCGTCCCGCCTGTACAACACGTTCACCTGGGAGCGGACGAACCGCGCCCGGGACCTCAAGGCCGCGATCTGA
- the ptsP gene encoding phosphoenolpyruvate--protein phosphotransferase — MERMLRGLPASPGIIAGPVHLLRWEVPDVPARTVTEAEVPHELTRFRDAVSRAQDRLRHVRDRAAHHAGAEESMIFEVQISMLDDRALNSEVEGFILERRAAEHAFDLVMLEWRRRFGRAQAPMLRERVGDLMDLHIRVLGILLSLPDTDPVDLPKGSNAVLVTHDLTPSLTVQLDREAIAALATDEGTSTSHVAILARSLGLPAVVGLRDATSRLKGTDRVVLDGTTGVLIVNPTDEEIAQARLRAEQAALLEESLRSQANVPAQLRGGERIYLRANVDLPEESDLAARSGADGVGLMRTEFVVLGRTAMPDEDEQYRAYRRVVDAFAGKPVVIRTFDIGGDKLPVGGFPSEANPFLGWRAIRMCLDQPDLFLVQLRALLRAAAHGDVRILLPLVVSVDEVRRTRALIAEAARTLNERGAVFRDRVQVGVMIETPAAAVAADTFVNDADFFSIGTNDLVQYTLAVDRGNVNLAARFTPLHPAVLRLIRQTVDAGRRRGLEVAVCGEMGSHPLTAFVLVGLGIRHLSVAPRAVPLMKRMLRSVSAESARDAAEAALNSSTAAEAERIVRRLLQAAAFDLSPVELGLLASDSGDILGYAV, encoded by the coding sequence ATGGAACGCATGCTGCGCGGGTTGCCCGCCTCGCCGGGCATCATCGCCGGACCGGTGCACCTGCTGCGCTGGGAAGTGCCTGACGTGCCGGCGCGCACCGTCACCGAGGCCGAGGTCCCGCATGAACTGACCCGCTTCCGCGATGCCGTGTCGCGCGCGCAGGACCGGCTGCGCCACGTGCGCGACCGCGCCGCGCACCATGCGGGCGCCGAGGAGTCGATGATCTTCGAGGTGCAGATCTCGATGCTCGACGACCGCGCGCTGAACTCGGAGGTCGAGGGCTTCATCCTCGAGCGCCGGGCCGCGGAGCATGCCTTCGACCTCGTGATGCTGGAGTGGCGCCGGCGCTTCGGGCGGGCGCAGGCCCCGATGCTGCGCGAGCGCGTCGGCGACCTGATGGACCTGCACATCCGCGTGCTCGGCATCCTGCTGTCGCTGCCGGACACCGATCCGGTGGACCTGCCGAAGGGCAGCAACGCGGTGCTCGTCACGCACGACCTCACGCCGTCGCTGACCGTGCAGCTCGATCGCGAGGCGATCGCCGCGCTCGCCACCGACGAGGGTACCAGCACCAGCCACGTGGCGATCCTGGCGCGGTCGCTCGGGCTGCCGGCCGTGGTCGGGTTGCGCGACGCGACGTCACGCCTGAAGGGCACCGATCGCGTCGTCCTCGACGGCACCACCGGCGTGCTGATCGTCAACCCGACCGACGAGGAGATCGCGCAGGCGCGCCTGCGTGCGGAGCAGGCGGCGCTCCTCGAGGAGAGCCTGCGCTCGCAGGCCAACGTGCCGGCGCAGCTGCGCGGCGGCGAACGGATCTACCTCCGCGCGAACGTCGACCTGCCGGAGGAGTCCGACCTGGCCGCCCGCAGTGGCGCCGATGGCGTGGGGCTCATGCGCACGGAGTTCGTGGTGCTGGGACGCACCGCGATGCCGGACGAGGACGAGCAGTACCGCGCCTATCGCCGGGTGGTGGACGCATTCGCCGGCAAGCCGGTGGTGATCCGCACCTTCGACATCGGCGGGGACAAGCTCCCGGTGGGAGGCTTCCCCAGTGAGGCCAACCCCTTCCTCGGCTGGCGCGCGATCCGGATGTGCCTGGACCAGCCCGACCTCTTCCTCGTCCAGCTCCGGGCGCTGCTGCGGGCGGCCGCGCACGGCGACGTGCGGATACTGCTCCCGCTGGTGGTCAGCGTGGACGAGGTCCGCCGGACCCGGGCCCTCATCGCCGAGGCCGCCCGGACGCTGAACGAGCGCGGCGCCGTCTTCCGCGACCGGGTCCAGGTGGGGGTGATGATCGAGACGCCGGCGGCGGCGGTGGCCGCCGACACCTTCGTCAACGATGCAGACTTCTTCAGCATCGGGACGAACGACCTGGTGCAGTACACCCTGGCGGTGGACCGGGGGAACGTGAACCTGGCGGCCCGCTTCACCCCGCTGCACCCGGCGGTGCTGCGGCTGATCCGGCAGACGGTGGACGCGGGGCGGCGCCGGGGGCTGGAAGTGGCGGTCTGCGGGGAGATGGGCTCCCACCCCCTGACCGCATTTGTGCTAGTTGGGCTGGGTATTCGTCATCTCAGTGTTGCCCCTCGGGCGGTGCCGTTGATGAAGCGGATGCTCCGGAGTGTATCGGCCGAATCCGCCCGGGATGCGGCCGAGGCGGCGCTGAACAGTTCGACGGCCGCGGAGGCCGAGCGGATCGTCCGGCGCCTGCTCCAGGCCGCTGCTTTTGACCTGTCGCCGGTCGAACTCGGGTTGCTCGCGTCGGACAGCGGGGATATTTTGGGATACGCCGTCTGA
- a CDS encoding HPr family phosphocarrier protein — translation MPERTVEILNRNGLHARPAAEVVKTAARFQSAITIVRDDVEVNGKSIMGVMMLAAECGACITIRADGADADAALEALSALVAGRFGEH, via the coding sequence ATGCCTGAGCGCACAGTCGAGATCCTGAATCGCAACGGGTTGCACGCCAGGCCGGCGGCCGAGGTCGTGAAGACCGCGGCCCGGTTCCAGTCGGCGATCACCATCGTGCGCGATGATGTCGAGGTGAACGGCAAGAGCATCATGGGTGTCATGATGCTCGCGGCGGAGTGCGGGGCCTGCATCACCATCCGCGCCGATGGCGCGGATGCGGATGCCGCGCTCGAGGCGCTGTCGGCCCTGGTGGCTGGACGCTTCGGGGAACACTGA
- a CDS encoding PTS system mannose/fructose/sorbose family transporter subunit IID, which produces MSSAVTPVPTTATQAPTLPLVTRAVIASRLFAVQASWNYEILIGNGIGFCVEPALRLLPGGQGGAEYRAALARQSQYFNAHPYLSSFAVGALARAELEGQPAARIERFRTALCGPLGSVGDRLVWVGLLPTCSFAALALFGLGAPTLACVLLFLLLYNAGHVALRLWGLQMGWEKGLSVASALGHPILREGPVWLARAGTFLAGVAVPLTIMRLVDGGGLARSGITFATAAAGAGTLVLFHGRVEGWRLALVAGFAALVLFLLRHA; this is translated from the coding sequence ATGAGCAGCGCCGTGACCCCGGTGCCCACCACGGCGACGCAGGCGCCCACACTGCCGCTCGTCACGCGCGCGGTGATCGCCAGCCGCCTCTTCGCCGTGCAGGCCTCGTGGAACTACGAGATCCTGATCGGCAACGGGATCGGCTTCTGTGTCGAGCCGGCGCTGCGGTTGTTGCCTGGCGGGCAGGGCGGGGCGGAGTACCGCGCGGCGCTGGCACGGCAGAGCCAGTACTTCAACGCGCATCCGTACCTGAGCAGCTTCGCCGTCGGGGCGCTCGCACGGGCCGAGCTCGAGGGGCAGCCGGCCGCGCGCATCGAGCGATTCCGCACGGCGCTCTGCGGACCGCTGGGCAGCGTCGGGGACCGACTCGTGTGGGTCGGTCTGCTGCCGACCTGTTCCTTCGCTGCGCTGGCACTGTTCGGCCTCGGTGCGCCGACCCTCGCCTGCGTGCTGCTCTTCCTCCTGTTGTACAATGCGGGGCACGTGGCACTGCGGCTGTGGGGCCTGCAGATGGGCTGGGAGAAGGGCCTGTCGGTGGCGAGTGCGCTGGGCCACCCCATCCTGCGCGAGGGGCCGGTGTGGCTGGCGCGCGCCGGCACCTTCCTCGCCGGGGTCGCCGTGCCGCTCACGATCATGCGTCTCGTCGACGGCGGCGGGCTCGCCCGTTCCGGGATCACGTTCGCCACGGCCGCGGCCGGGGCTGGCACGCTGGTGTTGTTCCACGGTCGCGTCGAAGGATGGCGCCTTGCCCTCGTCGCCGGGTTCGCGGCGCTTGTCCTCTTCCTTCTCCGTCATGCCTGA
- a CDS encoding PTS sugar transporter subunit IIC yields MDVLVLGMLGAILGLDVVSFPQAQLSRPIVAATLGGAFMGDAGVGMICGVLLELFAHETLPFGASRYPEWGSSSPVAGAAAAVGASVGGMPMALLFAVPFGLLTAYVGGWSMVQLRHLNARLARRRLEALARGSARTVAGLQVAGATADLARAGLIALGAASIALPGVRWIAVQPAPLAPYAMPMLAALGGAVAAGAAWKMFHSTAGTRWFGIAGLVLGVGLVIALTP; encoded by the coding sequence GTGGACGTGCTCGTGCTGGGCATGCTCGGCGCCATCCTCGGGCTGGATGTCGTGAGCTTCCCGCAGGCGCAGCTCTCGCGCCCGATCGTGGCGGCCACGCTCGGCGGCGCGTTCATGGGCGACGCAGGAGTCGGCATGATCTGCGGGGTGCTGCTCGAGCTCTTCGCACACGAAACGCTGCCGTTCGGCGCGTCGCGCTATCCCGAATGGGGCTCGTCGTCACCGGTGGCCGGTGCGGCGGCGGCGGTCGGCGCCTCGGTGGGCGGCATGCCGATGGCGCTGCTCTTCGCCGTGCCCTTCGGCCTGCTCACGGCCTACGTCGGCGGCTGGTCGATGGTGCAGCTGCGCCACCTCAACGCACGCCTCGCGCGGCGGCGCCTCGAGGCGCTCGCGCGCGGCTCGGCGCGGACCGTGGCGGGCCTGCAGGTGGCCGGCGCGACCGCCGACCTCGCGCGTGCCGGCCTGATTGCCCTCGGCGCCGCCAGCATCGCGTTGCCCGGCGTCCGCTGGATCGCCGTCCAGCCCGCGCCGCTCGCGCCCTACGCCATGCCGATGCTGGCGGCGCTCGGCGGTGCCGTCGCGGCGGGGGCCGCGTGGAAGATGTTCCACTCCACGGCTGGCACCCGCTGGTTCGGCATCGCCGGGCTGGTGCTCGGTGTGGGGCTCGTGATCGCCCTGACACCATGA
- a CDS encoding PTS sugar transporter subunit IIB, whose amino-acid sequence MPIELHRIDDRLIHGQVVVGWGQPLELRFLVLVDDEVAASEWEQELYRMGVPPDMRVEFVSVAQAVERYPAFAADPKPGMLLTGDIDTMARLCAAIPAMRRVNLGGVHHRAGRTQRLRYVFLTAAEESELRAMADSGVEISAQDLPAARVVPLEQILTGEATT is encoded by the coding sequence GTGCCGATTGAGCTGCACCGCATAGACGATCGCCTCATCCACGGCCAGGTGGTCGTGGGCTGGGGACAGCCGCTGGAGCTGCGGTTCCTGGTGCTGGTGGACGACGAGGTCGCTGCCAGCGAATGGGAGCAGGAGCTCTACCGCATGGGCGTCCCGCCGGACATGCGCGTGGAATTCGTGAGCGTGGCGCAGGCCGTCGAGCGATACCCGGCGTTCGCCGCTGACCCGAAGCCGGGCATGCTGCTCACCGGCGACATCGACACCATGGCGCGCCTGTGTGCCGCGATCCCTGCCATGCGCCGCGTGAACCTCGGCGGCGTGCACCACCGTGCCGGCCGCACGCAGCGGTTGCGCTACGTGTTCCTGACTGCGGCCGAGGAATCGGAGCTCCGGGCCATGGCGGACAGCGGCGTCGAGATATCGGCACAGGACCTGCCCGCGGCGCGCGTCGTGCCGCTCGAGCAGATCCTGACGGGTGAGGCCACCACGTGA
- the hprK gene encoding HPr(Ser) kinase/phosphatase has protein sequence MTATLSVSRLFDRLKDILELEPIGEAIGLDRPVTSPEVSSPGLVLAGYTERFVPDRCQIIGETEITYVSSLEEARRLDVLRAFFRLPFPCCFITKGLTLSEEFLREAAAAGMPLFRSPLKTNEFYHRIKPAMEEEFAPRTTLHGSLADVYGVGLLLIGQSGIGKSECVLDLVERGHRMVADDMVIVLKRGNDVLIGKGHELQRHHMEIRGVGLVDIPALFGIRAVRQQKRIEVAVELELWHGDAHLDRTGLDLETTDILGVPIPRIRVPLNPGKNITVILEVLAMNHLLRYAGVNPAEQFNERLIARMRRSADAREPRLTPRDVEVRRYLQEDNE, from the coding sequence GTGACGGCGACCCTGTCGGTGAGCCGGCTCTTCGACCGGCTGAAAGACATTCTGGAGTTGGAACCCATCGGCGAGGCCATTGGCCTCGACCGGCCAGTGACGAGCCCGGAGGTGTCCAGCCCCGGGCTCGTTCTGGCTGGGTACACCGAGCGATTCGTCCCCGACCGCTGCCAGATCATCGGGGAGACGGAGATCACCTACGTCTCCTCCCTCGAGGAGGCGCGCCGCCTCGACGTGCTGCGCGCCTTCTTCCGCCTGCCATTCCCCTGCTGCTTCATCACGAAGGGACTCACGCTGAGCGAGGAGTTCCTCCGCGAGGCCGCGGCCGCCGGCATGCCGCTCTTCCGCTCCCCGCTGAAGACCAACGAGTTCTATCATCGCATCAAGCCGGCGATGGAGGAGGAGTTCGCCCCGCGCACCACCCTCCACGGCTCGCTGGCCGACGTGTACGGAGTCGGCCTGCTCCTGATCGGGCAGAGCGGCATCGGCAAGTCGGAGTGCGTGCTCGACCTGGTCGAGCGCGGGCACCGCATGGTCGCCGACGACATGGTGATCGTGCTCAAGCGCGGCAACGACGTGCTGATCGGCAAGGGCCACGAGCTGCAGCGCCACCACATGGAGATCCGCGGCGTCGGCCTGGTGGACATCCCGGCGCTCTTCGGCATCCGCGCCGTGCGCCAGCAGAAGCGCATCGAGGTGGCGGTGGAGCTGGAGCTCTGGCACGGTGATGCACACCTGGACCGCACGGGCCTCGACCTCGAGACCACCGACATCCTCGGCGTCCCGATCCCGCGCATCCGGGTGCCGCTCAACCCGGGCAAGAACATCACCGTCATCCTCGAGGTGCTGGCGATGAACCACCTCCTGCGCTACGCTGGCGTGAATCCCGCCGAGCAATTCAATGAACGCCTCATCGCCCGCATGCGCCGCAGCGCCGACGCACGGGAACCGCGCCTCACCCCGCGTGATGTCGAGGTGCGCCGCTACCTGCAGGAAGACAATGAGTGA
- a CDS encoding HPF/RaiA family ribosome-associated protein, which yields MEIIFHAHHATIPEPLRGRAERAVLKFGRRLQRAVDAVVRFEDDGPTRRVEIVLHAPKQRNLVAEGRSRSYAAALTDALTRLQAQIPKKNPARTRARVTALATRSA from the coding sequence GTGGAGATCATTTTTCACGCGCATCATGCCACGATCCCTGAGCCCCTGCGTGGACGCGCTGAGCGCGCGGTCCTGAAGTTCGGGCGCCGCCTGCAGCGTGCGGTCGACGCTGTCGTGCGATTCGAGGACGACGGGCCGACGCGCCGGGTCGAGATCGTGCTCCATGCACCGAAGCAGCGCAACCTCGTGGCCGAGGGACGCTCCCGCTCCTACGCCGCCGCGCTGACCGACGCCCTCACCCGATTGCAGGCGCAGATCCCGAAGAAGAACCCGGCGCGGACGCGCGCCCGCGTCACGGCCCTGGCAACGCGGAGCGCGTGA